A genomic segment from Salvelinus alpinus chromosome 8, SLU_Salpinus.1, whole genome shotgun sequence encodes:
- the LOC139582664 gene encoding alpha-1-antitrypsin homolog isoform X1 has protein sequence MTLSILSLQVDKMRGISYCTIVAVLLCVALAAPHDGDHAGHTEDHHHHLHHVAGEAHPQHSHREDESCHKLAPHNADFAFTLYRSLSKANTENINIFFSPLGIATSLAMLSLGAKGDTHSQLYSALGYGAFTPEQVNDAYEHLNHMLGHTGEAMQLDMGNALALRDGFKPLAKFLEDAKHFYASEGFTVDFKNPAEATAEINKFIAKKTQDKITDMVKDLDPDTAMVLINYVFFRGKWDKPFDATLTHKADFKVDENTKVQVDMMKRTGRYELYQDQDNFTTVVMLPYKGNSSMMVVLPNDGKMEHVEAFINKDYLKHVHEHLFRTNVDIFMPKFSTSTSYSLGDHLKDMGVVSAFGDTADFSAISEDTKLKVSKVTHKAVLSVDEKGTEAAAVTTIEIMPMSLPDTIMLNRPFLLFILEDTTKSIVFMGKVTNPSPK, from the exons ATGACAttgtccattctctctctccaggtagATAAAATGCGGGGTATATCTTATTGTACGATAGTGGCTGTGCTGCTCTGCGTGGCCTTGGCGGCTCCCCATGACGGGGACCACGCCGGTCACACAGaagaccaccaccaccacctccaccacgtCGCTGGCGAGGCCCACCCTCAGCACAGCCACAGGGAAGACGAGTCCTGCCACAAGCTGGCGCCCCACAACGCAGACTTCGCCTTCACCCTGTACAGGAGCCTGAGCAAAGCCAACACCGAGAACATTAAcattttcttctctcctctggGCATTGCCACCAGCCTGGCTATGCTGTCCCTTGGGGCTAAGGGAGACACCCACAGCCAGCTGTACTCCGCTCTGGGTTACGGCGCCTTCACACCGGAGCAGGTGAACGATGCTTACGAGCACCTGAACCATATGTTGGGCCACACTGGGGAGGCCATGCAGCTGGACATGGGCAATGCCTTGGCTCTGAGGGACGGCTTCAAGCCCCTAGCCAAGTTCCTCGAGGACGCCAAGCACTTCTACGCCAGCGAAGGCTTCACTGTCGACTTCAAGAACCCAGCTGAGGCTACCGCCGAGATCAACAAGTTCATCGCCAAGAAGACCCAGGACAAGATCACGGACATGGTGAAGGATCTGGACCCTGATACGGCCATGGTGCTCATCAACTACGTCTTCTTCAGAG GGAAGTGGGATAAGCCCTTCGATGCCACGCTGACCCACAAGGCTGACTTCAAAGTGGACGAGAATACCAAGGTGCAGGTGGACATGATGAAGAGGACGGGTCGTTATGAGTTGTATCAGGACCAGGATAACTTCACCACCGTGGTCATGCTGCCTTACAAAGGCAACTCCTCAATGATGGTGGTCCTGCCCAACGATGGAAAGATGGAGCATGTGGAGGCCTTCATCAACAAGGACTACCTGAAGCACGTGCACGAGCACCTGTTCAGGAC CAATGTGGATATCTTCATGCCCAagttctccacctctacctcgtACTCCCTGGGAGATCATCTGAAGGACATGGGTGTGGTCAGTGCCTTCGGTGACACAGCTGACTTCTCTGCCATCTCTGAGGATACCAAACTGAAGGTGTCCAAG GTTACCCACAAGGCTGTGCTGAGCGTAGATGAGAAGGGGACTGAGGCGGCCGCTGTAACTACGATAGAGATCATGCCTATGTCTCTCCCAGACACCATCATGCTCAACAGGCCCTTCCTGCTCTTCATCCTGGAGGACACTACCAAGAGCATTGTCTTCATGGGCAAAGTCACCAATCCCAGCCCCAAATGA
- the LOC139582664 gene encoding alpha-1-antitrypsin homolog isoform X2 — MRGISYCTIVAVLLCVALAAPHDGDHAGHTEDHHHHLHHVAGEAHPQHSHREDESCHKLAPHNADFAFTLYRSLSKANTENINIFFSPLGIATSLAMLSLGAKGDTHSQLYSALGYGAFTPEQVNDAYEHLNHMLGHTGEAMQLDMGNALALRDGFKPLAKFLEDAKHFYASEGFTVDFKNPAEATAEINKFIAKKTQDKITDMVKDLDPDTAMVLINYVFFRGKWDKPFDATLTHKADFKVDENTKVQVDMMKRTGRYELYQDQDNFTTVVMLPYKGNSSMMVVLPNDGKMEHVEAFINKDYLKHVHEHLFRTNVDIFMPKFSTSTSYSLGDHLKDMGVVSAFGDTADFSAISEDTKLKVSKVTHKAVLSVDEKGTEAAAVTTIEIMPMSLPDTIMLNRPFLLFILEDTTKSIVFMGKVTNPSPK, encoded by the exons ATGCGGGGTATATCTTATTGTACGATAGTGGCTGTGCTGCTCTGCGTGGCCTTGGCGGCTCCCCATGACGGGGACCACGCCGGTCACACAGaagaccaccaccaccacctccaccacgtCGCTGGCGAGGCCCACCCTCAGCACAGCCACAGGGAAGACGAGTCCTGCCACAAGCTGGCGCCCCACAACGCAGACTTCGCCTTCACCCTGTACAGGAGCCTGAGCAAAGCCAACACCGAGAACATTAAcattttcttctctcctctggGCATTGCCACCAGCCTGGCTATGCTGTCCCTTGGGGCTAAGGGAGACACCCACAGCCAGCTGTACTCCGCTCTGGGTTACGGCGCCTTCACACCGGAGCAGGTGAACGATGCTTACGAGCACCTGAACCATATGTTGGGCCACACTGGGGAGGCCATGCAGCTGGACATGGGCAATGCCTTGGCTCTGAGGGACGGCTTCAAGCCCCTAGCCAAGTTCCTCGAGGACGCCAAGCACTTCTACGCCAGCGAAGGCTTCACTGTCGACTTCAAGAACCCAGCTGAGGCTACCGCCGAGATCAACAAGTTCATCGCCAAGAAGACCCAGGACAAGATCACGGACATGGTGAAGGATCTGGACCCTGATACGGCCATGGTGCTCATCAACTACGTCTTCTTCAGAG GGAAGTGGGATAAGCCCTTCGATGCCACGCTGACCCACAAGGCTGACTTCAAAGTGGACGAGAATACCAAGGTGCAGGTGGACATGATGAAGAGGACGGGTCGTTATGAGTTGTATCAGGACCAGGATAACTTCACCACCGTGGTCATGCTGCCTTACAAAGGCAACTCCTCAATGATGGTGGTCCTGCCCAACGATGGAAAGATGGAGCATGTGGAGGCCTTCATCAACAAGGACTACCTGAAGCACGTGCACGAGCACCTGTTCAGGAC CAATGTGGATATCTTCATGCCCAagttctccacctctacctcgtACTCCCTGGGAGATCATCTGAAGGACATGGGTGTGGTCAGTGCCTTCGGTGACACAGCTGACTTCTCTGCCATCTCTGAGGATACCAAACTGAAGGTGTCCAAG GTTACCCACAAGGCTGTGCTGAGCGTAGATGAGAAGGGGACTGAGGCGGCCGCTGTAACTACGATAGAGATCATGCCTATGTCTCTCCCAGACACCATCATGCTCAACAGGCCCTTCCTGCTCTTCATCCTGGAGGACACTACCAAGAGCATTGTCTTCATGGGCAAAGTCACCAATCCCAGCCCCAAATGA